TTCCGGCTGCGAGCGCAGGGAGATGGTGCGCAGCTTTTGACTCTCGCGCAGCAGCGACAGTGGATCAGTCCCACTTCCGAGTCTGTCGACTGGCAGCCCCACGATCCGGATCTGGGTGCCAATCGGCATCTGCTGGAGGCCGTGCAAAAGCGCCTCGCGCAATCGGTAGTGATGGCGGAGATGCCTGCGATCAAGGTGACCCGCTATCGTGACGACCTCGGTCCGTATCTGGTTTTGAATCAGCCGCCGGCCAAGGCGCAGCCTGCCGTCCAGTTAGCACTGAACAGTTTGGGTCACCCCGTACATGCCGAGGCTCTTGGCGTCTGGTCGGTGCAAGTTCGCGGCGGCTCTGAACAGAAGAAATCGCAAGGCATTTTGGGTGGAATGTTCAGCAATGCCTGGCATAGCATCGAGGGCATCTGGGGCGGCGGCAAGCCCAGCAAGCCACTGAATGTGCAGGTCAAGTTGCTGGCCATGAAGGATGACAGCGGCAGCGTGTTGGAGACGTCTTCCAGCGCCCAGAGCGAAGAAGAGAGCAAGGCTGCCGTCGATATCCTCGACAAGTTGCAGACGGCGTTGGCGCCAGAGAAAGGGAATGCCTCATGATCGAGCGTTACACCCGCCCGGAAATGGGCGTTCTCTGGACGCAGGAGGCCAAATATGACGCCTGGCTGAAGGTTGAGCTCGCCGCCTGTCGCGCTTTGGCGGCAAAAGGCGAGATTCCCGCAGAGGATCTTGCGGAAATCGAAGGTAAGGCGAAGTTCGATGTCGCGCGCATCGACACCATCGAAAAAGAGGTCAAGCACGATGTGATCGCGTTTCTGACCTCGGTCGCAGAGTTTGTCGGTCCTTCCAGCCGCTTCATCCACAAGGGGCTTACCTCTTCCGACGTGGTGGACACCGGCTTCGCCCTGCAGTTGCGGGCTGCCGGCAAGCTGCTGTTGACCGGCCTGCAGCGTCTCGATCAGGCACTGGTGCGGCTGGCATGGAAGTATAAAGATACGGTGATGATTGGCCGCTCCCATGGAATTCACGCCGAGCCAGTCACCTTTGGACTCAAGGTGGCAGTGTGGCGAGCGGAGGCACAACGCAATCTGCAGCGCCTGAAAAACGCCATTGCTGCGGTGTCGGTAGGGATGTTGTCAGGGGCGGTGGGTACCTTTGCCAACATCTCCCCAGATATCGAAGAAGCAGTCTGCAAAGAGCTGGGGCTACAGCCCGAGGCGGCCAGCACGCAGGTGATTTCCCGCGATCGTCACGCCGAATTTTTCAATACCTTGGCGCTGATTGGCGGCTCTGTCGAGAAGATTGCCATAGAGATTAGGCATCTCCAGCGCACCGAGGTTTTGGAAGCGGAGGAGCCTTTTACTGCGGGGCAGAAAGGCAGTTCGGCGATGCCGCACAAGCGCAACCCAATCCTGTCCGAAAACCTTACCGGCTTGGCACGCCTGCTGCGTGGTTATGCCGGGATGGCATTGGAAGACATCGCTCTGTGGCACGAGCGGGACATTTCTCACTCCAGTGTCGAGCGCGTCATTGGTCCGGATGCCTGCATCGTTCTTGATTTCATGCTGCATCGCGCCAGCGGCCTGCTCGAGGGGCTGGTGGTCTACCCCGAACGGATGCGCGAGAATCTCGAAAAAACGCACGGTCTGATTTTTTCCCAGCGCGTTCTGTTGGCGCTGACAGAGAAGGGGATGCTGCGGGAGGATGCCTACCGCGTAGTACAGCGCAACGCCATGCGGGTCTGGCAGGAAGGATTGGATTTTCAGACCCTGCTGCTGGCGGACGGTGACGTACAGCGCTATCTCAGCGCCGCCGAGCTTGGCGAGCTTTTTGATCTTGCCTACCACCGCAAGGAGATTGACAAGATCTTCGCACGGGTGTTCCCGGAAGGCCGACCCACATGAGC
This sequence is a window from Acidithiobacillus sp. AMEEHan. Protein-coding genes within it:
- the purB gene encoding adenylosuccinate lyase, producing the protein MIERYTRPEMGVLWTQEAKYDAWLKVELAACRALAAKGEIPAEDLAEIEGKAKFDVARIDTIEKEVKHDVIAFLTSVAEFVGPSSRFIHKGLTSSDVVDTGFALQLRAAGKLLLTGLQRLDQALVRLAWKYKDTVMIGRSHGIHAEPVTFGLKVAVWRAEAQRNLQRLKNAIAAVSVGMLSGAVGTFANISPDIEEAVCKELGLQPEAASTQVISRDRHAEFFNTLALIGGSVEKIAIEIRHLQRTEVLEAEEPFTAGQKGSSAMPHKRNPILSENLTGLARLLRGYAGMALEDIALWHERDISHSSVERVIGPDACIVLDFMLHRASGLLEGLVVYPERMRENLEKTHGLIFSQRVLLALTEKGMLREDAYRVVQRNAMRVWQEGLDFQTLLLADGDVQRYLSAAELGELFDLAYHRKEIDKIFARVFPEGRPT